GAAGGGCCCCCCGGTCGCGAATCGGGTAGACTGAAGCCCATGCGCAGCGGACAAGGTCGCGGCCCGGAGCGGCCGCTGGCGGTGGTGGCGCTCGGCGGGCATGCGTTCGTGCGCCAGGGCGAGAGCGCATCGATTGCGATCCACGAGCGTTGTGCCGCCGAGATCTCGGCGGTGCTGCTCAACCTCGTCGAGCGCAACTACGATCTCGTCCTCACCCACGGCAACGGGCCGCAGGTCGGGCAGCTGCTGCTGCAGACCGATCTGACGCGCGACCAGGTGCCGGCGATGCCGCTCGACGTGCTCGTCGCCGACACGGAGGGCTGGCTCGGCTACGTGCTGCAACAGGCGCTGCTCAATCAGCTCCAGGCGCGGCACGCGCAGCGCTTCGTCGTCACGATGATCACCCAAGTGCTGGTCGACGAGGACGACCCGGCCTTCGCCGCGCCGACCAAGCCCGTCGGAGCGTTCATGTCGGCAGCGGAGGCCGAGAGCGCGCGCGATCGGCTGGGTTGGCACGTCGCCGAGGACGCCGGTCGGGGTTGGCGGCGCCATGTGCCGTCGCCGCAACCGCGCCAGGTCGTCCAGTGGCGCATGATTCGCGATGCCGCGCTGCAGGGCCACATCGTGATCGCGGCCGGGGGTGGCGGCATTCCGGTCGTGCGGTCGGCGGAGGGCCAACTGCGCGGCGTCGAGGCGGTGATCGACAAGGATCGGACGTCGAGCGTCCTGGCCGCCGCGATCGGCGCGGACCTGCTGATCGTCCTGACCGATGTGCCGCAGGTCTACGTCGACTACCGCAGGCCCAGCCAGCGAGGCCTGGATGCCGTGACCATGCAAGAGGCCGAGCGACTGATCGCGGAAGGCCACTTCGCGCCGGGCAGCATGGGGCCGAAGGTCGAGGCGATCGACGCTTTTCTGCGCAAGGGCGGACGACGTGGCTTGATCACCGCGCCCGCCGACCTCGCCGCAGCCCTGGAGGGGCGCGGCGGCACGCACTTCGTCGGGCGGCTCTAGGGCGCAACCCGCGCCAGCGGCCCGGAGCGGAGCCCTCGGCTGGGGCCTCCACCCTCGGGCCGACTGACACCGGGGCTACGGTTTAGCGACCCCACGACCAGGCCAGGCGACACGCCACCACCAATGCCGCGCGCAGACCAGGATCCGTAACTGCCAGTGATCGCTGGATCCACCCTCGCCGCTGATGGGCAGCGCAGGCCATCGGCGCTCGGCACGCTCGTTGCTTGAGAAGCGAGCAAGGTTCTTCATCGAGGGGTTTCCGATGTTCAAGACGTACACACTCACCTTCGGACTGGCCGCGACGCTCCTTATCGGCTGCGGGGCCGGCACGGTCGGGAGCACCGACTCCACCGACGGCGACAACCCGGAGCTCTTCGACCCGAGCTTCGACCCGGTGAGCCCCACCAACGAGGTCGCGAACCTTCCCCTCACCAACGACGATCCGGTGAGGCCGGAGGAGTGCAACAACCAGCTCGACGACGACCACGACGGCCAGGTCGACGAGAACTGTCCCTGCGACCCCGCCGTCAACGGGGGCGTGCAGGAGTGCTACACGGGCTCGGCTGCCTCGCACGGCCAGGGCATCTGCCACGTCGGCACGCAGCGCTGCCTGGGCGACCAGGAGTTCAAGACCTGGGGTCACTGCAGCGACGAGGCCACCCCCCTCCCGGATGTCTGCGGCGACGGGATAGACAATGACTGCAACGGAGAGGTCGACGACGAGGCGCTTTGCAAGCCCTCCTCTGGCGGCGGCAATCCCGGCGCTGGCGGACCCACCGCGAATCCCTGTGCGGCGACGCCGTGGGCCGAGAACTGCTGGGATGCGCCGATCGACAACGGCGGCCCCGGCGGCCCCGGCGGCCCCGGCGATACCGGCGGCCCCGGCGGCCCCGGCGATACCGGCGGCCCCGGCGGCGACCCGGCTGTTCCGAGCAACCCGGGCGGTGCGACGCCCGCGACGGTCCCGATCCCGGTCTGCGACGCCTCCAATTGCAGCGGTTGCTGCGACGCTCTGGGCGCCTGCCATACGCCCAGCGCCGAGCATTGCGGCCTGAGCGGCGGAAGCTGCAGCACCTGCTCGCTGACGCAGCAGTGCACGCCCTCACGCGGCAGCTGCGAGGTCCGGCGCTACCAGGTGATCGTGGTCAGCGGGCGGTCGAGCCGCAACTACGGCAACGATGCGCGCTACAACCCGATCGAGTACCTGGTGGACGGCCTCTTCGGCGACCCCGACTGGTACGTGACCGCGACCCTCTTCGGCGTCAACAGCGAGCCGGTGCTCAGCGGCGAAACGGACGAGGACAGCAACGAGGATCCAGAGTGGCACGAGGTCGTCTTCGAGGCGACCGAGGATCAGCTCCTCAACCGCTGGCTGCGCCTCGAGGTCAGCGAGGCCGACAGCTTCCTGACCTTCGGTGACGGCCATTATGGCAGCTGCAACCAGCTGATCACCCGCGCCGAGCTGAACGCCGGACAGGTCACGATTACCCCCTGCGGCAAGGCGATGAAGAGCCTGACGCTCGCGCTGACGCTGATCCCCACCTCCTAGTCAGCAGTCACGCCGGTCTGCCTCCGCGGCGCTCACGCCTGAACGCGCCGCGCTCACTCGCCGCGGCGGCCCTTCGCCCCTCCTCTCCGCCGCCGCCCCTCGCTGTTGCCCCTTGCTTGTTCGCCGGCCTTCCGCGGGGTAGAAGCGGGCCTGCGCGCGGAGCGCGACCGTCGTCGCCGACGGATCGCTTCGGTGCCGCGCACGGAGCCAAGAGAACGCGAGACGGCGGCGCGGGCACGGGGCTCGGCGACGTGCGGAGCGCGCTGCCCCAGGACCACACGATGAGCACCTTCAGGCCCAATCCGCGCAACGCGACGGGCGCCACGAGTCACCAGCCCTCCGCAGGCCCCGCCGCGCGCAGCGAATCGTCGCGGCGCCATACCGGCCTGGCGCCTCTCGCCCTCGCGCTGACGCTCGCGGGCCACACCGCCGGATGCCACAGCGCGCCGCCCGCGCCGCCCGCGGCCCCGGCCCTCGCGGTGGCTCGGGTGCGCACGCAGCGCGTGCTGGCTCAGTCCCATGAGGGCCGCGAAGAGGTGATGGGCACCGTGCGCGCCAAGCTACGCGCGAGCATCGAGGCGAAGGTCAGCGGGCGCATTCTCAAGCTCCCGGTCGCCCTCGGCCAGCGCGTCGCCGCCGGTGCCCTGCTGGTGCGGCTCGATCTGCGCGAGACGCAGGCGCGCGTGGCCCAGGCAAAGGCTGTCGCTGAGCAGGCCAACGCCGACCTGGTGCGCGTCAGCGCCTTGCTGGCGCGGCAGGCGATCACTCGCCAGGACTTCGATGCCGCGCAGGCCCGTGCGCGGATCGCCGAGGCGTCACTGCGCGAAGTGAGCACGATGCTCGGCTATGCCACCTTGACGGCGCCCTTCGCCGGCGTGGTCACGCGCAAGCTGGCCGACGTTGGTGACCTCGCCAGTCCCGGTCGCGCGCTGATCGAGCTAGAGGATCCCTCGGCGTTACGTCTGGAGATCGATGTACCCGAGGCGTTGATCGAACACGTCCGGGTCGGCGTCACGCTGCCGGTGCGCATCGACACGCTGCCCGAGCTGGTGCAGGGCACCGTCACCGAGGTCGGCCCGAGCTCTGACCCCAACAGCCGGACCTTCCGCGCCCAGCTCGACCTGGCGGGGAGCCCCGTCCTGCGCAGCGGCCAATTCGGCCGTGCGCTCGTCCCGACCGGACACACGAGCATCTTGCGTGCACCGCTTGACGCCGTCGTCGAGCGCGGTCAGCTCGAGATCGTCTTCGTCGCGCGGGACGGGCGCGCCGAGCTGCGGCTGGTCAAGACCGGCAAGCGCTTCGCCACGACGATCGAGATCGTCTCCGGTCTGAGCGCCGGCGAGGCGGTGGTGGTCATGGGTGCGGCGATGTTGGTCGACGGCCAGCCGCTCGAGGCGCAACGATGAGCGCCGTGCAGCCGCAGGGCGACGCCGAGCTCGGCCTCGCGGGGCGGATCGCCCGCACCTTCATCGACTCCAAGCTGACGCCCTTGGTCGTCGTGACTTCGGTGCTGCTGGGGCTCGGCGCCGTCGTGCTGCTGGCGCGCGAGGAGGAACCCCAGATCAAGGTGCCGATGGTCGACGTCCTCGTGGCGATGCCCGGCACGAGCGCGCGCGAGATCGAGGAACGCGCCACCCGCCCGATGGAGAAGCTGCTCTGGGAGATCCCGGGCGTCGAGTACCTCTACTCCACCTCGCGCCCGGGCGAAGCGCTGGTGATCGTGCGCTTCAAGGTCGGCGAGGACGTCGAGCGCAGCCTGGTCAAGCTCAATCAGAAGCTGCAGTCCAACTACGACCGCATGCCCCAGGGCGTTTCACTGCCCTTGATCAAGCCGCGGTCGATCGACGACGTGCCGATTCTGGCGCTAACGCTGCATAGCGCAGTGCACGACCACCTGGCGCTGCGACGGCTCGCCGCGCAGCTCGACGACGCCATCAAGCAGGTTCCTGACGTCGCCGAGACCACAATCACCGGCGGCGCGCGCCGGCAGATTCGAGTGCTGCTCGACCCGGCGCGACTGGTTTCGCGTGAGCTGAGCGCGGCGGGGCTGATCCCGCTGCTGCAGCAGAGCAATCGGCAGTTTCGTGCCGGTGGCCTGACCACCGACGACCGCGAGGTGGTGATCGAGACGGGCGGCTTCCTCAGCACGGCCGAGGAGGTCGGCAACGTCGTCGTCGGCATCAACGCCGGCAAGCCGGTCTACCTGCGCGAGGTCGCTCAGGTGGTGGACGCGGCGGAGGAGCCGGCGCAGTACGTGTTCTACGGTGAGGGCGCCGCCAAGGCCTCGCGGGCGAACGAGCAGCCCGCGGTCACGTTGAGCGTGGCGAAGCGTCCGGGCGCCAACGCCGTCGCCGTCGCCGAGGCCGTGCTGCACAAGATCGCGCAGCAGCGCGGCCGGATCGTGCCCGCCGACGTCAGCATCACGACGACGCGCCACTATGGCAAGACGGCCGCCGAGAAGTCGAACGAGCTCCTCTTTCACATGGCGATCGCCGTGCTCAGCGTCTCGCTGCTGATCCTCTTCACGCTGGGCTGGCGCGAGTCGTTGATCGTCGCCGTCGCGATTCCCTCGACGCTGGCGTTGACGCTGCTCGTCTTCTATCTCTACGGCTTCACGCTCAACCGCATCACGCTCTTCGCCCTGATCTTCTCGATCGGGATCCTCGTCGATGACGCGATCGTCGTGGTCGAGAACATCGTTCGCCACCTTCGTCTCCCGGGCAACCGCGCGCGCAGCGCCGCCACGATCGCGGTCGAGGCCGTCAACGAGGTGGGCAATCCCACGATTCTGGCCACGTTCACCGTGATCTTCGCCGTCCTGCCCATGGCCTACGTCGGCGGCCTGATGGGGCCGTACATGCGGCCGATCCCGATCGGCGCCAGCGCGGCCATGTTCTTCTCGCTGGCGATCGCCTTCATCGTCACGCCGTGGGCCGCGCTGCGCCTCCTCGGGCGCCGGCGGGTTGGCGCGGCGCTACCCGCCACCGCGAGCAAGGCGCCAGGCGACCTGCCGGCCGAAGGCGGCGAGTCCACCGCTGACGCGGGCGACTCCCTCCCCGTCGCCGAGACCACCACCGGCGGCCACGGCGGTCACGGCGATCATGAGGAGGACGCCTTCACCCGGGTCTATCGGCGGCTGATGGCACCTCTGCTGGCGAGCGTCCGCTGGCGCTGGTTCTTTCTGCTGGGCACCAGCACGCTGCTGCTCCTCGCCTGTGGTCTCGTCGTCAGTGGTTGGGTCAAGGTCAAGATGCTGCCCTTCGACAACAAGAGCGAGCTACAGCTGATCCTCAACATGCCCGAGGGAAGCTCGCTCGAGCATACGGCCCGCGTGGCGCGCGCGATGGCCGCCGCCGTGCGCGGGGAGCCCGAGGTCAGCGACTACCAGATCTACGTCGGGGCCGCGGCACCCTTCAATTTCAACGGCCTGGTGCGGCACTACTTCATGCGACGTGGCGCCAGCGTGGCCGACGTGCAGATCAACCTCGTCGACAAGCATCAGCGCTCGGCGCAGAGCCACGCGATCGCCAAGCGCATCCGACCCAAGGTCACCGCCATCGCGGCGCGTCACGGCGCACGCGTGGCCGTGGCCGAGGTGCCACCCGGCCCCCCCGTCCTGCAGACGCTGGTCGCCGAGATCTACGGGCCGAGCGAGGCGCAGCGCCACGCCCTGGCCGCCGAGGTGCGCGCGATCTTCCAGCGCACGCCAGGCGTCGTCGACGTCGACTGGTACCTGGAGGCTGACCAGCCCAAGGCGCGCTTCGTCGTCGATAAGGAGAAGGCCGCGCTCCACGGCATCAGCGTGGCGACGATCTCGCAGACGCTCCGTATCGCCGTCGGCGGCGAGGCCGTCGACCTGGTGCACTTCCCGCGCGAGAAGGAAGACGTCGAGCTGGTGCTGCGCCTCCCGCCTGGGGCGCGCTCACTGCCCGAGGATCTGCTCGGGCTGCGCGTGCGCTCGGGGGACGGCAATGCCCTGCCGGAGCCGGGTCGCGCTGCGGGTGCTCCGCCGCTGGTGCCGCTGCGCGAGCTGCTGCGGATCGAGCGCACGATCAGCGACAAGTCCATCTACCACAAGAACCTGATGCCGGTGAGCTACGTAATCGGCGACGTCGCGGGCGTCATCGAGAGCCCCGTCTACGCGATCTTCGCGATGAACCGCGAGCTGGCGCAGCTCGACGCGCGCCAGTTCGGCGCGTCGAGCGCGCGACTCGAGGTCCTCAACGCCAGCCAGCCGGTCAGTGACGCTTTCCCCTCCCTCAAGTGGGATGGGGAATGGCAGATCACGCTCGAGGTCTTCCGCGACCTGGGCCTCGCCTTCGCGGCCGTCTTGCTGCTGATCTACGTGCTGATGGTGGGCTGGTTCGCGTCCTTCCTCACGCCGATCATCGTGATGGCCGCGATTCCCTTCTCGCTGATCGGCATCCTGCCGGCCCACGGCGCGCTGAATGCGTTCTTCAGCGCTACGTCGATGATCGGCTTCATGGCGGGCGCAGGGATCGTCGTGCGCAACTCGATCATCCTCGTCGATTTCATCGAGCTGCGGCTGGCCGAGGGCATGCCGCTGGCGGAGGCCGTCGTCGACGCAGGCGCCGTCCGCTTTCGGCCGATGCTCTTGACCGCGCTCGCGGTCGTGGTCGGGGCCGGGGTGATTCTCTTCGATCCGATCTTCCAAGGGCTGGCCATTGCCCTGATGGCCGGCGAGATCGCCTCGCTCGCGATCAGCCGGATGGCCGTCCCCGTGCTCTATTACATGGCCTACCGCCAGCGCGTTCCACGGCGGGCGGCAGCCGCCGCTACCGCGAGCTAGCGCGAGCAATTCGGCGCGCTCGGCTGGGTGACCCCGGCGGTGCCAGGGCGGAGGCCACGCCAGGCGCTCGGCGGCGCGTCTTCCGCGATCCACCCGCGCCTCCCGGCGCCCAGCGTCAGCGCCAGAGCGGGCGGGCAACCTCAGGCACCAGGAAGGGCCAGGGTATCGCGGCGAGGATCAGCAGCAGCGCGGCGACCAACGTGATCAAGGTGCGCTGCTGCTGCCGCCCCGGTTGGTCGACGGCGACACGGCGAGCCAGGCGCTGGCCGACGTGCAGCACGATGACCGCCGTGAGCATCAAGGTCAGGTGCTCGACGGCCCAGAAGCGCAGCGCGCGGCTCCGCATCGCCGCAGCGAAGTGGGCGAAGGCGGCCCGCGTCAGAGGGCTGACACCAGCGAAGAGCACGAGCCCGGTCAGCAGCTGGAGATCGACCGCGATGGTCGCCGCCAGCCCGAGCGTTCGATCGAGCCGGCCGAAGGGACGCCGCCCCAAGCCGGCGGCGAGCGCCCGACCGATGGCCGCGAGCAGGGTCAGCAGGACCACCCAGCGCCAATAGGAATGCACGCCGAGCAGATGCGTATATAGAGTGCTCTCTGCGCCCACGTTCTTGCCCCCTCCAGCGGCGGCCGCGCCGCAACCGCCCGCTCATAACACTTCTCGTCTAGCCGCGGCTAGCGATCGCGCGACGCAGCGAGATGGCCGCGGCCGCGCCGCCTTGCTCCCTTTTTGCACCTCGCCTGGCCTCGGCTAGTTCTCCGCGAGGCGCGCGCGCGCCCGTTCGACGTCCTCGAGGAAGGGCGGGTGACTCGCGAGCAGGGCACGGTACTGCAGCTTGGCGGCACCGGCCGCCCCCGCCGCCCAAAGCGCGTCGCCGGCCAAGATCTGCGCCTGGGGCAGCGCTGGTGCGATCTGCTCGACGCGCTCGGCCATCGCCGCCGCCGCTGCCCAAGCCCCGGCCCGCGCCAGCTCACGGGCGCGCACGAGCTCCTCGCGGGCCAGCCGCCACCGCAAGAGCTCGGCGCCACCGAGCGTGGCGTCGGCGGGCAACGCCTGCGCGAGTTGGCCCGCCTGCACGGGCAGACCGAAGATCGGCTTGAGGTCGATCGCCGCAAAGGGCCCGGACAGCAGCGGTCCTCCCGTAGTCCAGAACACCAGCTCGCGCAGATCCACCACGCCAGCGGCGCTGAAGCCGAGCGCGTCGAGGGCCTGCGGATGCCCTGGGGCCAGCGGCGCGCCACCAGGCCCCGCTCGGTCGCGCAGCAGGCGGAGCGCAAAGCCCGCATCGAAGCGCCCCGCACCGCGCCGCAGCAGCTCAGCCACGCGCCTGCCGCGGGCCTCGCTCGTCGAATAACGACGGACCCGGTCATTGCTCGCATCGGCCTCGAAGCGTTCGTCCTGCAGATGGTTGACCATGGCGATCAGCTGGCGAGCATCCGTCCGCAGCACGACCCGGTCGGGGGACCATTCGAGGATCGCAACCTCATTCGTCTTGCCGTCGGCGACCAGCAACGAGCCCGCGCCCATCCGTGGGGTGCGCTGCACCAGCTTCAGCGCCTCACCCAGGCTGCCCGCGCGTTCCAGCAGCTCGCGCACCAGCGGCAAGAGGGGAATCCCCGACTGCAGCCCGCCATCCGTCCGCGCGGGGCAGCCAGCGATCAGCAGCCGGCGGGCGTTGACGCCCATCGGGACCCCGGTGGCACCGGCCCAACCGAGCGCCACGAAGGGCAGGCCCGCCCGGGGCCGCACGACCAGCACGACCCGACGCTGAGCCGCGCGACCGACGCCCGGGTCGATCGAGTAGCCGACCACCACGCGCCCGTCCACGCTGCCGCCGCGCCAGCCCGCAGCCGCGAGGCAACGCCAGGCCTCGGCGCCCGACGGCTCGCGTCGCAGCGCCAGCTCGGGAAGCGCATGATAGGAGACGAGGCGCTGAAAGGGCGTGGCGGGGAGAGGCTCCGTTTCGACGATCTGCGCCGAGAGCGCGGCCATTTCGAGCAACTGCGCCGCGGGTACCGCATGCGCGAGCCCGCGAAGCTGCCAGCGCAAGCGCTGATCGCCCCACCAGCGGGCAAGCGCGCCACGCCCCGCCTCGTGCCGGTCACGCGCGAGCTCGCGATCGAGCGCCCCCAGCCACGGCGCCACGAGCTGCCCGTGGGCCCGCCCGAGCGCCTGCGGATCGCCGGCGAGATGAAGCTGCCAAACACCGTCTCGCTGCTCGGCCCAGCCCTGACCGACGAGCAAGCGTACACCGCTCGGCGTGAGCTCGCTGCGCAGGCGACCGACCTCCGCCTGCGCGCGCTCGTCCTCGGGCGCGGGGAACTCGGTCCAGCGGCGCAGCGCCGTCAGCACCAGGACGATTGCCACCACGACGAGCAGCGCCGCGCGCAGCAGGCGACGCCACAGCAGCTTGCGCCGTTCACGTGGGCTACGACTGTTTCCGCGAAGGGCCATGCGCGCCGCTAGCCGGCTCGGTAGGGGCGCGGCGTCACAGGAGCTCGAAGCGGAAGAGCTGATCGCCGAGCCGCAGCTGATCACCGCTGCGCAGCGCAGCCTCACCGCGCAAGCGCAGGTAGGTGCCGTTGGAGCTGCCCAGGTCATGCAGCTCCGCGCGCTGGCCGTCGAAGGCGATCGCCACATGGCGGCGCGACATGAACTCGTCGTCAGGGAAACAAATGTCCGGCCCCTCGCGCCCGATCGCCACCCGCGGTCGGTGGAGGTAGTGGCAATCGCGATAGACCCCGGCGACGGAGAGCTGACGCAAGCGCGCCCAGGGG
This genomic stretch from Pseudomonadota bacterium harbors:
- a CDS encoding efflux RND transporter periplasmic adaptor subunit, with translation MSTFRPNPRNATGATSHQPSAGPAARSESSRRHTGLAPLALALTLAGHTAGCHSAPPAPPAAPALAVARVRTQRVLAQSHEGREEVMGTVRAKLRASIEAKVSGRILKLPVALGQRVAAGALLVRLDLRETQARVAQAKAVAEQANADLVRVSALLARQAITRQDFDAAQARARIAEASLREVSTMLGYATLTAPFAGVVTRKLADVGDLASPGRALIELEDPSALRLEIDVPEALIEHVRVGVTLPVRIDTLPELVQGTVTEVGPSSDPNSRTFRAQLDLAGSPVLRSGQFGRALVPTGHTSILRAPLDAVVERGQLEIVFVARDGRAELRLVKTGKRFATTIEIVSGLSAGEAVVVMGAAMLVDGQPLEAQR
- a CDS encoding carbamate kinase; the encoded protein is MRSGQGRGPERPLAVVALGGHAFVRQGESASIAIHERCAAEISAVLLNLVERNYDLVLTHGNGPQVGQLLLQTDLTRDQVPAMPLDVLVADTEGWLGYVLQQALLNQLQARHAQRFVVTMITQVLVDEDDPAFAAPTKPVGAFMSAAEAESARDRLGWHVAEDAGRGWRRHVPSPQPRQVVQWRMIRDAALQGHIVIAAGGGGIPVVRSAEGQLRGVEAVIDKDRTSSVLAAAIGADLLIVLTDVPQVYVDYRRPSQRGLDAVTMQEAERLIAEGHFAPGSMGPKVEAIDAFLRKGGRRGLITAPADLAAALEGRGGTHFVGRL
- a CDS encoding efflux RND transporter permease subunit, with amino-acid sequence MSAVQPQGDAELGLAGRIARTFIDSKLTPLVVVTSVLLGLGAVVLLAREEEPQIKVPMVDVLVAMPGTSAREIEERATRPMEKLLWEIPGVEYLYSTSRPGEALVIVRFKVGEDVERSLVKLNQKLQSNYDRMPQGVSLPLIKPRSIDDVPILALTLHSAVHDHLALRRLAAQLDDAIKQVPDVAETTITGGARRQIRVLLDPARLVSRELSAAGLIPLLQQSNRQFRAGGLTTDDREVVIETGGFLSTAEEVGNVVVGINAGKPVYLREVAQVVDAAEEPAQYVFYGEGAAKASRANEQPAVTLSVAKRPGANAVAVAEAVLHKIAQQRGRIVPADVSITTTRHYGKTAAEKSNELLFHMAIAVLSVSLLILFTLGWRESLIVAVAIPSTLALTLLVFYLYGFTLNRITLFALIFSIGILVDDAIVVVENIVRHLRLPGNRARSAATIAVEAVNEVGNPTILATFTVIFAVLPMAYVGGLMGPYMRPIPIGASAAMFFSLAIAFIVTPWAALRLLGRRRVGAALPATASKAPGDLPAEGGESTADAGDSLPVAETTTGGHGGHGDHEEDAFTRVYRRLMAPLLASVRWRWFFLLGTSTLLLLACGLVVSGWVKVKMLPFDNKSELQLILNMPEGSSLEHTARVARAMAAAVRGEPEVSDYQIYVGAAAPFNFNGLVRHYFMRRGASVADVQINLVDKHQRSAQSHAIAKRIRPKVTAIAARHGARVAVAEVPPGPPVLQTLVAEIYGPSEAQRHALAAEVRAIFQRTPGVVDVDWYLEADQPKARFVVDKEKAALHGISVATISQTLRIAVGGEAVDLVHFPREKEDVELVLRLPPGARSLPEDLLGLRVRSGDGNALPEPGRAAGAPPLVPLRELLRIERTISDKSIYHKNLMPVSYVIGDVAGVIESPVYAIFAMNRELAQLDARQFGASSARLEVLNASQPVSDAFPSLKWDGEWQITLEVFRDLGLAFAAVLLLIYVLMVGWFASFLTPIIVMAAIPFSLIGILPAHGALNAFFSATSMIGFMAGAGIVVRNSIILVDFIELRLAEGMPLAEAVVDAGAVRFRPMLLTALAVVVGAGVILFDPIFQGLAIALMAGEIASLAISRMAVPVLYYMAYRQRVPRRAAAAATAS